One region of Cuculus canorus isolate bCucCan1 chromosome 6, bCucCan1.pri, whole genome shotgun sequence genomic DNA includes:
- the LOC128852488 gene encoding dual specificity protein kinase CLK1-like, producing the protein MCQRGDVLNARYEVVAVLDDGHYARVVECMDHEAGGRHVAVKIAKDLDWSSDAAREEIQVLEDLKASDPSNAYHCVQMLGWFEYHGHVCIVFELLGLSTFDFMSNNDFSPFSLDDIRHMAYQICTSVNFLHMKKLTHTDLKTDNIVYVNSDYVEEYNPKLRRKERRLRNPDIKVVDFGCATYDHKYHKPSVTARAYRAPEVVLELGWSHPCDVWSIGCILLEYYRGVLVFEPDDDIEHLAMMERLLGPLPDHMIKRVVSSRKKKYFRKGRLAWDERSASGQYVSGCCKPLKEYMTCHDSDHENLFDLIGKMLEYDPATRITLEEALEHPFFLPLKQEKRACPPTSEAGKCLCLPDKRKLC; encoded by the exons ATGTGTCAGAGAGGAGACGTGCTCAATGCAAGAT ACGAGGTTGTTGCTGTGTTGGATGACGGTCATTACGCAAGAGTAGTGGAATGCATGGATCACGAAGC TGGAGGCAGACATGTTGCAGTGAAAATAGCAAAGGATTTGGATTGGTCCTCCGACGCGGCTCGTGAGGAAATACAAGTGCTGGAAGATTTAAAAGCATCAGACCCCAGCAATGCCTA tcaCTGCGTTCAGATGTTGGGATGGTTTGAGTACCATGGACACGTCTGCATTGTTTTTGagctcctggggctcagcaccttTGACTTTATGAGCAACAACGACTTCTCGCCATTTAGCCTGGACGACATCAGACACATGGCTTATCAGATCTGCACCTCTGTCAACT TTTTGCACATGAAGAAGTTGACACATACAGATCTGAAGACAGACAATATTGTCTATGTGAACTCTGACTATGTAGAAGAGTACAACCCCAAACTG AGACGTAAGGAACGCAGGCTGAGAAACCCGGATATCAAAGTTGTGGATTTTGGGTGCGCCACTTATGATCACAAATATCATAAGCCTTCAGTGACCGCCAGAGCTTACAGAGCTCCCGAGGTGGTCCTAG AGCTCGGATGGTCACATCCATGCGATGTGTGGAGCATAGGATGTATTCTCCTGGAATACTACCGTGGAGTCTTAGTATTTGAG CCCGATGACGACATAGAGCACCTGGCAATGATGGAGCGATTACTGGGCCCTTTGCCGGATCACATGATAAAGAGAGTTGTGTCTTCAAGGAAGAAGAAGTATTTCCGTAAAGGCCGTCTGGCCTGGGATGAACGCAGTGCATCTGGGCAATATGTCTCAGGGTGCTGTAAACCCCTGAAG GAATACATGACGTGCCACGATTCTGACCACGAGAACCTTTTTGATCTGATTGGGAAGATGCTGGAGTATGACCCAGCCACACGCATTACTCTGGAAGAAGCACTGGaacatcctttcttcctcccattgaagcaggagaaaagggcATGTCCTCCTACATCTGAGGCAGGCAAATGTCTCTGTCTGCCTGATAAGCGTAAACTATGTTAA